Proteins encoded within one genomic window of Rhinoderma darwinii isolate aRhiDar2 chromosome 5, aRhiDar2.hap1, whole genome shotgun sequence:
- the LOC142652523 gene encoding uncharacterized protein LOC142652523 — translation MSKAKKKTKHLEIEGGEESRGEERDKKNVGEERQEKASKTKWSRTTRFLARLQKAFARLTGCMRRRNNSKKENKYSGEVPEPSNIVLVDDKVNVKSEPKEKPKDCKDDQSLKADGQEKDKLTTSYVEQQILQHYHQIQDQIHIHETLYIQYYSGQDSEKHAGDKSLKADRQEKDKLTSNYVERLILQHYCEIEDQLYIHETLYIQYYSGQDGEKHAGDKSLKTDGQGKDKLTTSYVEQKILQHYHEIEDQIHIHETLYIQYYSGLDSEKHAGDKSLKTGEQAKDKLTTKYVEQKILQHYHEIEDQIHIHETLYIQYYSGLDSEKLAGDKSLEPGEQAKEKLTTKYVEQKILQHYYEIEDQIHIHETLYIQYYSGQDSEKHAGEETEDRKGSATPKTSQSCSSCREEKIDNACLEEPVATSTYKKKTATVTLSLETFTFHTLLAKGGFGKVLVATDVIRKEHVAIKVVNKKIHTEYGYNLAEREILHLSHENHYLVHGLAAFQTKSYVYYVMELATRGDLNDFIEMNLRLDFPTSRFITAEVVCGLQFLHKKGIIHRDLKPKNILLTREGHIKLADFGISIMNVYERTAERFRGTPGYAAPEMVKCLEHGREVDFFALGVTLYKMSSGRHPFYGATKELINYAVKTKTPCYPDFLTPETVQILKGLLNKNNHRRLGVKGNIRKHKNFSAVNWNDVENRTAVPPQILVSVPEYLNVTSTLRYKEEPYSIKSQKLFEDFSFVCPAWSENYHPTNTV, via the exons ATGTCGAAAGCGAAGAAGAAGACGAAGCATCTAGAGATTGAAGGAGGAGAGGAGAgtagaggagaggagagagacaaAAAGAATGTAGGAGAAGAGAGACAGGAGAAGGCGAGTAAGACTAAGTGGAGCAGAACAACTCGCTTCTTAGCGCGCCTACAGAAAGCCTTTGCAAGGCTTACCGGATGTATGCGGAGGAGGAACAACTCCAAGAAGGAAAATAAATATTCCGGTGAAGTCCCAGAACCCAGTAACATCGTTCTAGTGGACGATAAAG TTAATGTGAAATCTGAGCCTAAGGAAAAACCTAAGGATTGTAAAGATGATCAAAGCCTGAAGGCAGATGGACAGGAGAAAGATAAGCTGACAACCAGCTATGTGGAACAACAAATTCTCCAACATTACCATCAGATCCAAGATCAAATCCACATCCATGAGACcctatacatacaatattatagTGGTCAGGATAGTGAGAAACATGCTGGAGATAAGAGCCTGAAGGCAGATAGACAGGAGAAAGACAAGCTGACAAGCAATTATGTGGAACGGCTCATTCTCCAACATTACTGTGAGATCGAAGACCAACTTTACATCCATGAGaccctatacatacagtattatagtggtcaggATGGTGAGAAACATGCTGGAGATAAGAGCCTGAAGACCGATGGACAGGGCAAAGACAAGCTGACAACCAGCTATGTGGAACAGAAAATTCTCCAACATTACCATGAGATCGAAGACCAAATCCACATCCATGAAaccctatacatacagtattatagtggtctgGATAGTGAGAAACATGCTGGAGATAAGAGCCTGAAGACTGGTGAACAGGCCAAAGACAAGCTGACAACCAAATATGTGGAACAGAAAATTCTCCAGCATTACCATGAGATCGAAGACCAAATCCACATCCATGAGaccctatacatacagtattatagtggtctgGACAGTGAGAAACTTGCTGGAGATAAGAGCCTGGAGCCTGGTGAACAGGCCAAAGAAAAGCTGACAACCAAATATGTGGAACAGAAAATTCTCCAGCATTACTATGAGATCGAAGACCAAATCCACATCCATGAGaccctatacatacagtattatagtggtcaggatagtgagaaacatgctggagaggagacagaggacaggaaagGCAGCGCGACACCAAAGACATCACAAAGTTGCAGCAGTTGTCGTGAAGAAAAAATTGACAATGCCTGTCTGGAAGAGCCGGTGGCCACATCTACTTATAAGAAGAAGACTGCCACAGTAACCCTATCTCTGGAAACCTTTACTTTCCACACTCTATTAGCAAAAGGAGGTTTTGGAAAAGTTTTGGTGGCAACAGATGTCATCCGGAAAGAACATGTTGCCATTAAAGTGGTCAACAAGAAGATACACACAGAGTATGGGTACAACCTGGCAGAACGTGAGATTCTCCATCTATCACATGAGAACCACTACCTAGTTCATGGCCTTGCTGCCTTCCAGACTAAAAGCTACGTCTATTATGTGATGGAACTGGCCACCAGGGGGGACCTAAATGATTTTATTGAGATGAACCTTCGTCTGGATTTTCCCACGTCAAGATTCATAACAGCAGAAGTGGTTTGCGGTCTGCAGTTCCTGCATAAAAAAGGCATCATACACCGAGACCTGAAGCCCAAAAACATCCTACTGACCAGAGAGGGCCACATCAAATTAGCCGATTTTGGTATTTCTATCATGAATGTGTATGAGCGCACTGCAGAGCGTTTCAGAGGAACACCAGGATACGCTGCCCCAGAAATGGTCAAGTGCCTGGAACATGGACGAGAGGTTGACTTCTTTGCTCTGGGAGTGACTTTGTACAAAATGTCCTCGGGTAGGCACCCTTTCTACGGCGCAACAAAGGAATTGATTAATTATGCCGTCAAAACCAAAACGCCTTGCTACCCAGACTTCTTAACCCCTGAGACAGTGCAGATCTTAAAAGGGCTTCTAAACAAAAACAACCACAGACGGCTGGGAGTCAAAGGAAACAtcagaaaacataaaaatttttCAGCTGTGAACTGGAATGATGTGGAAAACCGGACAGCAGTTCCCCCTCAGATACTCGTGTCAGTTCCTGAGTACCTAAATGTTACTTCCACTCTGCGCTACAAGGAAGAGCcgtacagcataaagtctcagaaGCTGTTTGAAGACTTCAGCTTTGTATGTCCTGCGTGGTCTGAAAACTATCATCCCACCAACACCGTGTAG